A window from Sesamum indicum cultivar Zhongzhi No. 13 unplaced genomic scaffold, S_indicum_v1.0 scaffold00179, whole genome shotgun sequence encodes these proteins:
- the LOC105179621 gene encoding LOW QUALITY PROTEIN: uncharacterized protein LOC105179621 (The sequence of the model RefSeq protein was modified relative to this genomic sequence to represent the inferred CDS: substituted 2 bases at 2 genomic stop codons) encodes MTENRDKGVAQASDDNNSGQTMQGGVDAFHMQALVSHFEKLLDRKLEGLHERLDQVENQVAGPRATNQRHAVNPRPQPPIYNEYLEDPSDGEEYEDIRPRRLNRPRDRPRRPREEDGGLGGVKVTIPSFKGKSDPEVYLEWEMRVEQIFSCHNYSESKKVKLAALEFTDYALVWWDQMQKERVRNGERPITTWEEMRATMRRRFVPSYYRRELHNHLQRLTQGSKSVDEYYKEMEIAMIRTNIIEDNEATMARFLHGLNREIADVVEMHHYVELEEMVHQAIKVEQQLKRRGHLRKTSNSSAFGPWKNNPKKDTPTTSRFKQADPKHDDKVATKKVQPEPNSSRNRDIKCFKCQGKGHIASECPNRRTMIFNNHGELETEEEITDKEESSKEDGDGEYAEEGELLVTRRTLSAQMLEEDNCQRENLFHTRCQVHGKVCSMIIDGGSCCNVASTELVQKLSLPTFKHHRPYKLQWLNECGELKVTKQVKVFFSIGRYKDEVLCDVVPMKACHILLGRPWQFDRQDYEDVFPDXHXDGQQQYVIPVQKPKTQKTARPLSRAISSSSENILEKGVFFTLGFAAGMMMKLDEDEDGEEHSDSSFPDTGPSSSRGGFNLVFFGGTAAVLSSSSLLESESESVSSSASGVLLEYVIKHKKGKENIVADALSRRHDGCLFRANQLCVPNCSIRSLLKEAHSGGLMGHFGISKTLGVLSEHFYWQKMRRDVEKFVGKCIVCHKAKSLINPHGLYMPLPIPSVPWEDISMDFVLGLPRSKRGRDSIFVVVDRFSKMAHFIACHKVDDASNIANLFFQEIVRLHGMPRTIVSDRDAKFLSYFWKTLWGKLGTKLLFSTACHPQTDGQTEVVNRTLSTLLRTIVKKNLRSWEECLPHVEFAYNRAIHSTTKFSPFQIVYGFNPLAPIDLIPLPLVWLHLRKERFPDKRKSKLMPRGDGPFRVLERINDNSYKLDLPGQYGVSATFNVSDLSPFYDADNEESRTTPFQEGEDDRNIKGVQQAKEIQDPMDQDLTIGSGPMTRERLKRMQEVIEAQSNLVLANGIKSQSEAQHVSLISLIQAQGSPQ; translated from the exons atgaCAGAAAATCGAGATAAAGGAGTTGCTCAAGCAAGTGATGACAACAACTCGGGACAAACGATGCAAGGTGGGGTCGATGCATTCCATATGCAAGCCTTAGTAAGCCACTTTGAGAAGTTGCTTGACCGTAAACTAGAAGGACTTCATGAAAGATTGGATCAAGTAGAGAATCAAGTAGCCGGTCCAAGAGCTACAAATCAAAGACATGCTGTAAATCCACGTCCTCaaccccctatttataatgaGTATTTGGAGGATCCAAGCGATGGAGAAGAATATGAGGACATTCGGCCAAGAAGATTGAATCGGCCAAGAGATAGACCGAGACGACCTAGAGAAGAAGACGGTGGCCTAGGAGGAGTTAAGGTCACCATTCCTTCATTTAAAGGAAAGAGTGATCCCGAAGTGTATTTAGAGTGGGAGATGCGTGTCGAGCAAATCTTTTCATGCCACAACTACTCGGAGAGTAAAAAGGTAAAACTCGCAGCCCTTGAGTTTACTGATTATGCTCTTGTTTGGTGGGATCAAATGCAAAAGGAACGGGTTAGGAATGGTGAACGTCCCATCACAACATGGGAAGAGATGAGAGCAACCATGAGGAGAAGGTTCGTTCCATCCTATTATCGTCGTGAGCTTCACAACCATCTCCAACGTCTTACTCAAGGTTCTAAAAGTGTTGATGAGTACTACAAGGAGATGGAGATTGCCATGATTCGAACTAACATTATAGAGGACAATGAAGCAACTATGGCTCGTTTCTTGCATGGGCTCAATCGGGAAATCGCCGATGTTGTGGAGATGCACCACTATGTAGAACTTGAAGAGATGGTACACCAAGCCATCAAGGTGGAACAACAACTCAAGCGAAGAGGACATTTGAGGAAGACTTCTAACTCGTCGGCATTCGGTCCATGGAAGAACAACCCTAAGAAAGACACCCCTACTACATCAAGATTCAAGCAGGCAGATCCTAAACATGATGACAAAGTTGCTACCAAAAAGGTACAGCCTGAACccaattcttcaagaaatcGTGATATAAAGTGTTTCAAGTGCCAAGGAAAAGGACACATAGCAAGTGAGTGTCCTAACCGACGTACAATGATCTTCAACAATCATGGAGAGTTGGAAACCGAGGAAGAAATCACCGACAAAGAGGAATCATCAAAAGAAGATGGTGATGGAGAGTATGCTGAAGAAGGAGAATTGCTTGTTACTAGAAGAACCCTTAGTGCCCAGATGTTGGAAGAAGATAATTGCCAAAGAGAAAACCTGTTCCATACACGCTGTCAAGTTCATGGAAAGGTATGTAGTATGATTATTGATGGTGGAAGTTGTTGCAATGTGGCAAGTACTGAATTGGTTCAAAAATTAAGTCTACCTACTTTCAAGCACCACCGCCCGTACAAGCTTCAATGGTTGAATGAGTGTGGAGAGCTGAAGGTGACCAAGCAAGTAaaggtatttttttcaattggaaGATATAAGGATGAGGTTTTATGTGATGTTGTACCAATGAAAGCATGCCACATACTGTTGGGAAGACCATGGCAGTTTGATAGGCAA GATTATGAAGATGTCTTTCCGGACTAACACTAAGATGGACAGCAACAGTATGTTATACCTGTTCAAAAGCCAAAAA CCCAGAAAACGGCGAGGCCTTTAAGCAGAGCGATTTCATCCTCTTCGGAGAATATCTTAGAGAAAGGGGTGTTCTTCACGCTAGGTTTTGCGGCAGGCATGATGATGAAATTGGACGAAGACGAAGATGGGGAAGAGCACTCCGACTCCTCTTTTCCAGATACGGGTCCTTCTTCTTCACGCGGTGGATTCAACTTGGTCTTCTTCGGAGGCACTGCTGCTGTGCTTTCCTCTTCTTCGCTTTTGGAGTCTGAGTCAGAATCGGTTTCTTCGTCTGCCTC gggtgtactcTTGGAGTATGTGATCAAGCACAAGAAAGGTAAGGAGAACATTGTTGCTGATGCACTTTCAAGAAg GCATGATGGATGTTTATTTCGAGCCAACCAGCTTTGTGTTCCTAATTGTTCTATTCGTTCATTATTGAAGGAAGCACATTCTGGGGGTTTGATGGGTCACTTTGGTATTTCTAAAACTTTGGGAGTCTTGAGCGAACACTTTTATTGGCAAAAGATGCGTAGAGATGTTGAAAAGTTTGTGGGAAAATGCATAGTTTGTCATAAGGCAAAGTCCTTAATCAATCCCCATGGATTGTACATGCCCCTCCCTATTCCTAGTGTACCTTGGGAAGATATTTCAATGGACTTTGTTTTGGGATTACCTAGGTCTAAGAGGGGGAGagattctatttttgttgttgtagaCAGGTTTTCCAAAATGGCACACTTTATAGCATGCCATAAAGTTGATGATGCCTCTAATATTGCTAatcttttctttcaggaaATTGTGAGGCTTCATGGTATGCCAAGGACTATAGTGTCCGATCGAGATGCCAAGTTCCTTAGCTACTTTTGGAAAACTTTGTGGGGCAAGCTTGGAACTAAGTTGCTTTTCTCTACTGCTTGCCATCCACAAACCGATGGGCAAACTGAGGTGGTCAATAGGACACTTTCGACATTGTTGAGAACAATTGTGAAAAAGAACTTAAGGAGTTGGGAAGAGTGTCTACCGCATGTCGAGTTTGCGTACAATAGGGCTATCCACTCCACTACTAAGTTTTCACCCTTTCAGATTGTTTATGGTTTTAATCCTCTTGCACCTATTGATTTAATTCCCTTGCC CTTAGTATGGTTGCATCTTAGAAAAGAGAGGTTTCCCGACAAAAGGAAGTCCAAGCTCATGCCAAGAGGGGATGGACCATTCCGAGTCCTTGAAAGAATTAATGACAATTcttacaaacttgatttaCCTGGTCAGTATGGAGTAAGTGCTACTTTTAATGTTTCTgatctttctcctttttatgATGCAGATAATGAAGAGTCGAGGACGACTCCTTTTCAAGAAGGGGAGGATGATAGGAATATCAAGGGCGTCcaacaagcaaaagaaattcaagatccaaTGGACCAAGATTTAACCATTGGAAGTGGGCCAATGACAAGAGAAAGGTTGAAGAGAATGCAAGAAGTAATTGAAGCCCAATCCAACTTAGTCCTTGCTAATGGGATCAAGTCACAATCGGAGGCCCAACATGTgagcttaatttcattaattcaagcccaaggaaGCCCACAATAG